The Pseudomonadota bacterium genome window below encodes:
- the lexA gene encoding transcriptional repressor LexA translates to MLTSVHSSTIITHAESSIALRHCGARPTLDRRRAGRHARPERGEGCEVAAAIAHGDLTPRGGCMSPDRSVRDLTERQREVLDYIVEVLRESGYPPTVREIANHFGMASAFGVQRHLEALQKKGFLRRETGARALTLAPSVLQALEHTTGALPVAAEAPPPMNATLVPVLGRVAAGIPITAEQNVDDMLALPDAWISGRGNVYLLRVKGDSMAPGIEDRDLVMVRDQASAENGAIVVACVDGEATVKRFFREQGRIVLRADNPMYADIVLTHDFRLNGRVIGVIRLY, encoded by the coding sequence ATGTTGACAAGTGTACATTCGTCCACTATAATCACCCATGCCGAGTCAAGCATCGCCCTCAGACACTGCGGTGCGCGACCGACCCTCGACCGGCGTCGTGCAGGCAGGCACGCGAGGCCCGAGCGAGGCGAAGGGTGTGAGGTTGCCGCGGCAATTGCCCACGGCGATCTCACCCCCCGAGGAGGCTGCATGTCACCCGATAGAAGCGTACGTGATCTCACAGAGCGGCAGCGCGAGGTTCTCGACTACATTGTCGAGGTTCTTCGCGAGAGCGGTTATCCGCCCACCGTTCGTGAGATTGCCAATCACTTCGGCATGGCGTCTGCATTTGGCGTGCAGCGTCATCTGGAGGCGCTCCAGAAGAAGGGGTTTCTTCGTCGTGAGACAGGGGCGCGCGCGCTGACGCTTGCACCGAGCGTGCTCCAGGCACTCGAGCACACGACGGGTGCGCTGCCGGTTGCGGCAGAAGCTCCCCCGCCCATGAACGCCACCCTGGTCCCGGTGCTCGGGCGTGTGGCGGCTGGCATCCCCATCACGGCGGAGCAGAATGTAGACGACATGCTCGCCCTGCCAGACGCCTGGATCTCGGGGCGGGGGAATGTCTACCTGCTTCGTGTCAAGGGCGACAGCATGGCCCCTGGCATCGAAGACCGTGATCTCGTCATGGTGCGCGATCAGGCTTCGGCTGAGAACGGCGCCATCGTTGTGGCATGTGTAGACGGAGAGGCCACGGTCAAGCGCTTCTTCCGAGAGCAGGGGCGAATCGTGTTGCGTGCAGACAACCCGATGTACGCCGACATCGTGCTCACCCATGACTTTCGCCTGAATGGGCGGGTCATCGGCGTGATTCGACTCTACTGA